In Streptomyces hawaiiensis, one genomic interval encodes:
- a CDS encoding peptidoglycan recognition protein family protein — MRGFLASSIGVTCAAALALPLTPPALAATAGPVSTTEAVATARPAPHAGTPATTLTNRRAAEPLASGSTQSLPLEPLTPDRGTPSTPSGEQILPRRAVRHFSLVGVVWDDPGAELHGRVQVRTRAVGTGTWSGWQNVETHNADHAADPDTPERTSSRVRGATAPLWVGNSDGVELRIRSGPAAGPAAGAANSSQRPTGARKLPAAPPLPSGLRLELVDPEDDAPPRGASADGSRTGGLNAGASAVTDAFAANAALAPLGATEIAAQSRAETEQAFLTLGGGELTEQQRAKPHIGPRPRIVTRRGWGASEGLRERGFRYTKKVKAAFVHHTASGNKYRCSQSPSLIRSIYRYHVKSMGWRDIGYNFVIDKCGKIYEGRAGGVAKPVLGAHTLGFNSSSMGIAVLGSYGTKKPSKAAVKAIARLAAWKLGLYGMNPRGKTYLRSAGSNLHRKGKKVRLNVISGHRDGFNTACPGRKLYGKLGSARSKAARYQGR; from the coding sequence ATGCGTGGATTCCTTGCTTCCTCGATCGGTGTCACCTGTGCGGCCGCTCTGGCCCTCCCCCTCACCCCTCCCGCCCTCGCGGCTACGGCGGGACCGGTGTCGACCACGGAAGCCGTCGCGACAGCGAGACCCGCGCCCCACGCGGGGACACCGGCCACGACCCTGACCAACCGGCGCGCGGCCGAACCGCTCGCCTCCGGCAGCACTCAGTCCCTCCCCCTCGAACCCCTCACCCCTGACCGCGGTACCCCTTCCACTCCCTCCGGCGAGCAGATCCTGCCCCGGCGTGCCGTGCGTCACTTCTCCCTCGTCGGCGTGGTCTGGGACGACCCCGGCGCCGAACTGCACGGCCGCGTCCAGGTCCGCACCCGCGCCGTCGGCACCGGCACCTGGTCGGGCTGGCAGAACGTGGAGACGCACAACGCCGACCACGCCGCCGACCCGGACACCCCCGAGAGAACCTCGAGCCGCGTCCGTGGTGCCACGGCCCCGCTGTGGGTGGGCAACTCCGACGGCGTGGAACTCCGCATCCGCTCCGGGCCCGCGGCCGGGCCCGCGGCCGGGGCCGCCAACTCTTCCCAACGCCCCACGGGCGCCCGCAAACTGCCCGCCGCGCCCCCGCTCCCCTCCGGCCTCCGCCTCGAACTCGTCGACCCCGAGGACGATGCCCCACCCCGCGGCGCGTCGGCGGACGGCTCCCGCACCGGTGGCCTGAACGCCGGGGCTTCGGCCGTCACCGACGCCTTTGCCGCCAACGCCGCCCTCGCCCCCCTCGGCGCCACCGAGATCGCGGCGCAGAGCCGAGCGGAGACCGAGCAGGCGTTCCTCACTCTCGGGGGCGGCGAGCTGACGGAGCAGCAGCGGGCGAAGCCGCACATCGGCCCGCGCCCACGCATCGTCACGCGGCGCGGCTGGGGCGCGAGCGAGGGGTTGCGGGAGCGGGGCTTCCGGTACACGAAGAAGGTCAAGGCGGCCTTCGTGCACCACACGGCCAGCGGCAACAAGTACCGCTGCTCGCAGTCCCCGTCACTCATCCGCAGTATCTACCGCTACCACGTCAAGAGCATGGGCTGGCGGGACATCGGCTACAACTTCGTCATCGACAAGTGCGGAAAGATCTACGAGGGGCGCGCCGGGGGCGTGGCGAAGCCGGTTCTCGGCGCGCACACCCTTGGTTTCAACAGCAGCAGCATGGGGATCGCCGTCCTCGGGTCGTACGGCACCAAGAAGCCGTCGAAGGCCGCGGTCAAGGCCATCGCCCGGCTCGCGGCCTGGAAACTGGGCCTGTACGGGATGAACCCGAGGGGAAAGACCTACCTGAGGTCGGCTGGTAGCAATCTCCACCGCAAAGGCAAGAAAGTACGACTGAACGTGATCTCCGGTCATCGGGACGGCTTCAACACGGCCTGCCCGGGACGCAAGCTCTACGGAAAGCTCGGCTCGGCCCGCTCCAAGGCGGCGCGCTACCAGGGCCGCTGA
- a CDS encoding TIGR03089 family protein, which translates to MNATDRTPADLLGSALAADPGRPLVTFYDDATGERVELSVATFANWVAKTANLLQDELSVEPGDRVALLLPAHWQTAVWLLACASVGVVADVSGDARAADVVVSGPDRLEEARACSGARIAMALRPLGGRFPQAPEGFTDYAVEVPGQGDRFVPYAPVDPEGPALIVAGREFSGAEVVERARAEATALGLTGPGSRILSGLAYDTWEGLNAGLYGPLATGGSVVLCRHLEQAGDGVLDKRVESERVTTIARGTAGR; encoded by the coding sequence GTGAACGCCACCGATCGCACCCCCGCCGACCTGCTGGGTTCCGCGCTCGCCGCGGATCCGGGACGCCCCCTGGTGACCTTCTACGACGACGCCACGGGTGAACGTGTCGAACTGTCCGTGGCCACCTTCGCCAATTGGGTGGCCAAGACCGCGAACCTCCTCCAGGACGAGCTGTCCGTCGAGCCCGGGGACCGGGTGGCGCTGCTGCTGCCCGCGCACTGGCAGACGGCGGTGTGGCTGCTGGCGTGCGCGTCGGTGGGAGTCGTCGCCGACGTGTCCGGGGATGCCCGGGCGGCGGACGTCGTGGTGAGCGGCCCGGACCGGCTGGAGGAGGCACGGGCCTGCTCCGGCGCGCGGATCGCGATGGCGCTGCGGCCGCTCGGCGGGCGGTTCCCGCAGGCTCCCGAGGGGTTCACCGACTACGCGGTGGAAGTCCCGGGGCAGGGTGACCGGTTCGTGCCGTACGCACCCGTGGATCCGGAGGGGCCCGCGCTGATCGTGGCCGGGCGGGAGTTCAGCGGGGCCGAGGTGGTCGAGCGGGCCCGGGCCGAGGCGACGGCACTGGGTCTGACCGGGCCGGGGTCGCGGATCCTGTCGGGGCTGGCGTACGACACGTGGGAAGGGCTGAACGCGGGGCTGTACGGGCCGCTGGCCACCGGGGGTTCCGTGGTGCTGTGCCGGCATCTGGAGCAGGCCGGGGACGGCGTGCTGGACAAGCGGGTGGAGAGCGAGCGGGTCACGACGATCGCCCGCGGCACAGCGGGCCGGTAG
- a CDS encoding LCP family protein: MGASASGRGLVRRHRRRWVRLTAFGVTALLVAAGGVGWAVYAKLSGNITPDEAAAAELARYDKERPTSLVKDARNILLIGSDSREGSDNARYGRDSGTERSDTTILLHLSAGRDSATAVSLPRDLMVDLPGCRRPDGSRSAPRFAMFNQAFQLGGSACTIRTVEKLTDIRVDHHVVVDFHGFKKMVDAVDGVEVCLREPIDDRAAKLRLPAGRVTLDGEEALGYVRARKTLGDGSDTERMERQQRFLGALVNEVRSNDVLLNPAKLYPVLDAATSSLTTDPELASLRGLYELVRGLRDIPMEQVQFLTVPRESYAYDANRDQLVEPAAERLFERLRTDTPVVVAGNGPREGSYGDSYPGPYRDRAVTVSPPPTFRGNTAAEDTCK; this comes from the coding sequence GTGGGGGCGTCCGCCAGTGGGCGGGGGCTCGTACGGCGGCACCGGCGGCGGTGGGTGCGGCTCACGGCGTTCGGGGTCACGGCTCTCCTCGTGGCGGCCGGCGGGGTCGGATGGGCCGTGTACGCGAAGCTCAGCGGGAACATCACACCCGACGAGGCGGCCGCCGCCGAACTCGCGCGGTACGACAAGGAGCGCCCGACCTCCCTGGTCAAGGACGCCCGGAACATCCTGCTGATCGGGTCGGACTCGCGCGAGGGGAGCGACAACGCCCGCTACGGGCGGGACTCCGGCACCGAGCGGTCCGACACCACGATCCTGCTGCATCTGTCCGCCGGCCGGGACAGCGCCACCGCCGTCTCCCTCCCCCGGGACCTGATGGTGGACCTGCCGGGCTGCCGGCGTCCGGACGGGTCCCGCAGCGCCCCCCGGTTCGCCATGTTCAACCAGGCCTTCCAGCTCGGCGGGTCGGCCTGCACCATCCGGACCGTGGAGAAGCTGACCGACATCCGCGTCGACCATCACGTCGTCGTCGACTTCCACGGCTTCAAGAAGATGGTCGACGCGGTCGACGGCGTCGAGGTGTGCCTGCGGGAGCCGATCGACGACCGGGCCGCCAAGCTGCGGCTGCCCGCCGGGCGCGTGACGCTCGACGGCGAGGAGGCCCTCGGTTACGTGCGCGCCCGCAAGACCCTCGGCGACGGCAGCGACACCGAGCGGATGGAGCGGCAGCAGCGTTTTCTCGGGGCACTCGTCAACGAGGTGCGCAGCAATGACGTCCTGCTGAATCCGGCGAAGCTGTATCCCGTGCTGGACGCCGCCACGTCGTCCCTCACCACCGACCCGGAACTGGCGAGCTTGCGTGGTTTGTACGAGCTCGTGCGCGGTCTGCGCGACATCCCCATGGAACAAGTGCAATTCCTGACCGTGCCCCGGGAGTCGTATGCGTACGACGCCAATCGCGACCAACTCGTGGAGCCCGCGGCGGAGCGGCTGTTCGAGCGGTTGCGTACGGACACACCCGTGGTCGTCGCGGGGAACGGCCCGCGGGAGGGGTCGTACGGGGATTCGTATCCGGGGCCTTATCGCGATCGCGCCGTCACCGTTTCTCCTCCACCGACGTTTCGGGGGAACACGGCAGCCGAGGACACCTGCAAGTAA
- a CDS encoding LCP family protein, whose protein sequence is MDAQGRGRADDIDPADQWVLNPDTGEYELRLAPSAPQSGVPGPRRPPSRETGQSARGRTEAPGRARPERPGRAVPPPRRRRGAPEEPLPGRRGRRPAKKASKSKKVLLWTGGTMAFVLIAGAGAAYFYIEHLNGNIASVSDDGASTGGFQKDKAINILLIGTDKRTGKGNEDYGDAGSVGHADTTILLHVSKDRSNATALSIPRDLIVDVPDCPTTQEDGTQKIIPGTQQVRFNTSLGQDGRTPSCTMRTVTELTGVKPDNFMVADFNAVKTLTSAVGGVEVCVGKDLDDPDSHLKLSKGMHTIEGEQALAFVRTRHAVGFGGDLSRIGLQQQFLSALMRKLKSNDTLTSPSKMLDLAEAGTKALTVDSQLDSIGKLKDLGLELGKLNVKNLTFTTTPVIDNPTEKVKATVVLNESTAPQVFNMIKNDVSFTAVKEQKKKEAAAVAARLKGSKAPASEVRVRILNGGAVAGSAQETLSWLQNEEGVTKSENAGNAPAQLAKTTLEYAPDQAAQARRLAAIMGLSGAAMKPGESVTNSQGVPAMTLTLGKDFEGAGVSLTAPSKAPEGVQKSTADKVECAK, encoded by the coding sequence GTGGACGCGCAAGGCCGTGGGCGGGCGGACGACATCGATCCCGCAGATCAGTGGGTGCTCAACCCGGACACCGGCGAATACGAACTGCGACTGGCCCCTTCCGCACCGCAGTCGGGGGTCCCCGGGCCTCGCAGGCCACCGTCCCGCGAGACGGGCCAGTCGGCGCGCGGCCGTACGGAGGCGCCCGGCCGTGCGCGGCCCGAGAGGCCCGGCCGTGCGGTGCCGCCGCCGCGCAGGCGCCGCGGGGCGCCGGAGGAGCCGCTGCCGGGGCGGCGCGGACGGCGCCCGGCCAAGAAGGCCTCCAAGAGCAAGAAGGTCCTGCTGTGGACCGGTGGCACGATGGCGTTCGTGCTGATCGCCGGAGCGGGTGCCGCGTACTTCTACATCGAGCACCTGAACGGCAACATCGCGTCCGTCTCGGACGACGGCGCGAGCACCGGTGGCTTCCAGAAGGACAAGGCGATCAACATCCTGCTGATCGGCACCGACAAGCGCACCGGCAAGGGCAACGAGGACTACGGCGACGCGGGCAGTGTCGGGCATGCCGACACCACGATCCTGCTGCACGTCTCCAAGGACCGTTCGAACGCGACCGCGCTGAGCATCCCGCGTGACCTGATCGTCGACGTGCCGGACTGCCCGACGACGCAGGAGGACGGCACCCAGAAGATCATCCCCGGCACGCAGCAGGTCCGCTTCAACACCAGCCTCGGCCAGGACGGCCGTACGCCCAGCTGCACGATGCGGACCGTGACCGAGCTGACCGGGGTCAAGCCGGACAACTTCATGGTCGCGGACTTCAACGCCGTCAAGACGCTGACCAGCGCGGTCGGCGGGGTCGAGGTCTGCGTGGGCAAGGACCTCGACGACCCGGACTCGCACCTGAAGCTGTCGAAGGGCATGCACACCATCGAGGGCGAGCAGGCGCTGGCCTTCGTGCGCACCCGGCACGCCGTCGGCTTCGGCGGGGACCTGAGCCGGATCGGGCTGCAGCAGCAGTTCCTGAGCGCGCTGATGCGCAAGCTGAAGTCCAACGACACCCTCACCAGCCCGTCGAAGATGCTCGACCTGGCCGAGGCGGGCACCAAGGCGCTGACCGTCGACTCGCAGCTGGACAGCATCGGCAAGCTGAAGGACCTGGGTCTGGAGCTGGGCAAGCTCAACGTCAAGAACCTGACGTTCACCACCACTCCGGTCATCGACAACCCGACCGAGAAGGTCAAGGCCACGGTCGTACTGAACGAGTCGACGGCCCCACAGGTCTTCAACATGATCAAGAACGACGTCTCCTTCACCGCCGTCAAGGAGCAGAAGAAGAAGGAGGCGGCCGCGGTCGCCGCCCGGCTGAAGGGCAGCAAGGCCCCGGCCTCCGAGGTGCGGGTGCGGATCCTCAACGGCGGTGCCGTCGCCGGCAGCGCCCAGGAGACGCTGAGCTGGCTGCAGAACGAGGAGGGCGTGACCAAGTCGGAGAACGCCGGCAACGCGCCCGCCCAGCTGGCGAAGACCACCCTCGAATACGCGCCCGACCAGGCGGCCCAGGCGCGCCGCCTCGCCGCCATCATGGGCCTGTCCGGGGCGGCGATGAAGCCGGGCGAGAGCGTCACCAACTCCCAAGGGGTGCCCGCGATGACGCTGACCCTCGGCAAGGACTTCGAGGGGGCCGGGGTCTCCCTCACGGCGCCCTCAAAGGCACCGGAGGGGGTGCAGAAGTCCACCGCCGACAAGGTGGAGTGTGCCAAGTGA
- a CDS encoding LCP family protein, translating to MDAQGRGRADDIDPADQWVLNPDTGEYELRLAPSAAQSPVPGPRGSGGRGTTGTGGAARARKTAPARRSGAAAPGGETPSPRRRTGAPAETAAGRRGRRPVPKKAKGKKVLVWTGASLALVLVGASGAAYLYYEHLNSNITSVSDDGAGTGGFSKDRAINILLVGTDKRTGKGNEGYGDKDSAGHADTTLVLHVSKDRTNATVLSIPRDLITDIPDCPTTQEDGSEKIIPGTQRTRFNNSLGQEDRTPSCTMRTITELTGLKMDHFMVADFNAVKTLTSAVGGVDVCLAKDIKDPDSKLDLPKGEHTIEGEEALAFVRTRHSVGLGGDLSRIELQQQFLGSMMRKLKSNDTLTSPRKMIKLAEAGTKALTVDSQISTIKKLADLGAELGKFDTKNLTFATVPVDDNPAEKIKATVVLKEPQAQQLFAMVREDVSLSDVKQQKKKEKAAEAARLKGTKAPASEVRVRILNGGAVTGSAQETLSWLQVQEGVTKSENAGNAEQPLAKTTLEYGPDQADQARRLAEIMGLSGAALKPGESVTNSQGVPAMTLTLGKDFEGAGVPLTTPAKVPDAVQKATADKVECAK from the coding sequence GTGGACGCGCAAGGCCGTGGGCGGGCGGACGACATCGACCCCGCAGACCAGTGGGTACTCAACCCGGACACCGGCGAATACGAACTGCGACTGGCCCCTTCCGCAGCGCAGTCGCCCGTTCCCGGGCCGCGCGGTTCCGGTGGCCGTGGCACGACCGGAACAGGCGGTGCGGCACGTGCCCGCAAGACCGCCCCTGCCCGGCGTTCCGGGGCGGCCGCCCCCGGCGGTGAGACTCCCTCCCCGCGCAGACGCACCGGCGCCCCGGCCGAGACGGCCGCGGGGCGGCGCGGGCGCCGCCCGGTGCCGAAGAAGGCGAAAGGCAAGAAGGTCCTGGTGTGGACCGGCGCCTCGCTGGCCCTCGTGCTGGTCGGCGCGAGCGGGGCCGCGTACCTCTACTACGAGCACCTCAACAGCAACATCACGTCCGTCTCCGACGACGGCGCCGGCACCGGCGGGTTCAGCAAGGACCGCGCGATCAACATCCTGCTGGTCGGCACCGACAAGCGCACCGGCAAGGGCAACGAGGGCTACGGCGACAAGGACAGCGCCGGACACGCGGACACCACGCTGGTGCTGCACGTGTCCAAGGACCGTACGAACGCGACGGTGCTGAGCATCCCGCGCGACCTGATCACCGACATCCCGGACTGCCCGACGACGCAGGAGGACGGCTCGGAGAAGATCATCCCGGGCACGCAGCGCACCCGCTTCAACAACAGCCTCGGGCAGGAGGACCGGACGCCGAGCTGCACCATGCGCACGATCACCGAGCTCACCGGGCTGAAGATGGACCACTTCATGGTGGCCGACTTCAACGCCGTCAAGACGCTGACCAGCGCGGTGGGCGGGGTCGACGTCTGTCTGGCCAAGGACATCAAGGACCCCGACTCCAAGCTCGACCTGCCCAAGGGCGAGCACACGATCGAGGGCGAGGAGGCGCTGGCCTTCGTCCGGACCCGGCACTCCGTGGGCCTCGGCGGCGACCTGAGCCGCATCGAGCTGCAACAGCAGTTCCTGGGCTCGATGATGCGCAAGCTGAAGTCCAACGACACCCTGACCAGCCCGAGGAAGATGATCAAGTTGGCGGAGGCGGGCACCAAGGCGCTGACCGTCGACTCCCAGATCAGCACGATCAAGAAGCTGGCCGATCTCGGCGCCGAGCTGGGCAAGTTCGACACCAAGAACCTCACGTTCGCGACCGTGCCCGTCGACGACAACCCGGCGGAGAAGATCAAGGCCACGGTGGTCCTGAAGGAGCCGCAGGCCCAGCAGCTCTTCGCGATGGTCCGGGAGGACGTGTCGCTGAGCGACGTGAAGCAGCAGAAGAAGAAGGAGAAGGCCGCCGAGGCCGCCCGGCTGAAGGGCACCAAGGCCCCTGCCTCCGAGGTCCGGGTGCGCATCCTCAACGGCGGTGCCGTCACCGGCAGCGCCCAGGAGACGCTCAGCTGGCTGCAGGTCCAGGAGGGTGTGACCAAGTCCGAGAACGCGGGCAACGCGGAGCAGCCGCTGGCGAAGACCACGCTCGAGTACGGGCCCGACCAGGCGGACCAGGCGCGCCGGCTCGCCGAGATCATGGGTCTGTCCGGGGCCGCGCTGAAGCCGGGCGAGAGCGTCACCAACTCCCAGGGGGTGCCCGCGATGACGCTGACCCTGGGCAAGGACTTCGAGGGGGCGGGCGTGCCCCTCACGACTCCGGCGAAGGTGCCGGACGCCGTGCAGAAGGCCACGGCCGACAAGGTCGAGTGCGCGAAGTGA